A window of Streptomyces puniciscabiei contains these coding sequences:
- a CDS encoding ArsR/SmtB family transcription factor, producing the protein MTESVAGIEDPSAEVLAEAAAAFGLLASSARLHLMWALSQGESDVTHLADRVGGALPAVSQHLAKLKLAGLVRARREGRRQVYYIDDSDVVTLVRVMVAQLTARSARPCAPVQGLRGTGG; encoded by the coding sequence GTGACGGAGAGCGTCGCCGGCATCGAGGATCCCTCCGCCGAGGTGCTGGCCGAGGCCGCCGCGGCGTTCGGCCTGCTCGCCTCCTCCGCACGGCTGCATCTGATGTGGGCCCTGTCGCAGGGGGAGAGCGATGTCACGCATCTCGCCGACCGGGTGGGCGGAGCGCTCCCCGCGGTGAGCCAGCACCTGGCGAAGCTCAAGCTCGCCGGGCTCGTCCGCGCACGCCGTGAGGGCCGGAGGCAGGTCTACTACATCGACGATTCCGACGTCGTGACTCTGGTCCGGGTGATGGTGGCTCAGCTCACCGCACGCTCGGCACGCCCCTGCGCCCCGGTCCAGGGGCTGCGCGGGACCGGTGGCTGA